In Penaeus vannamei isolate JL-2024 chromosome 40, ASM4276789v1, whole genome shotgun sequence, the genomic stretch atatatatatatatatatatatatatatagagagagagagagagagagagagagagagagagagagagagagagagagagagagagagagagatacacagtatgtatatatatatatatatatatatatatatatatatatatatatatatatatatatatatatatatatatatatatatacatacatacatacatacacacacacacacacacacacacacacacacacacacacacacgcacacacacacacacacacacacacacatatatatatatatatatatatatatatatatatatatatatatatatatatatatatatatatatatatatatatatgtatatatgtatatatgtatatatgtatatatgtatatatgtatatatatatatatatatatatatatatatatatatgtatatatgtatatgtatatatatatatatatatgtgtgtgtgtgtgtgtgtgtgtgtgtgtgtgtgtgtgtctgtgtgtgtctgtgtgtgtgtgtgtgtgtgtgtgtgtgtgtgtgtgtatgtatatatatatatatatatatatatatatatatatatatatatatatatatatgtgtgtgtgtgtgtgtgtgtgtgtgtgtgtgtgtgtgtgtgtgtgtgtgtgcgtgcatgggtgtatttatgtatgtatgtatgtatgtatatatatatatatatatatatatatatatatatatatatatatatgtgtgtgtgtgtgtgtgtgtgtgtgtgtgtgtgtgtgtgtgtgtgtgtgtgtgtgtgtgtgtgtgtctgtgtgtgtgtgtgtgtgtgtgtgtgtgtgtgtgtgtgtgtatgtgtgtgtgtgtgtgtgtgtgtgtgtgtgtgtgtgtgtgtgtgtgtgtgtgtgtgtgtgtgtgtgtgtgtgtgtgtgtgtgtgtgtgtgtgtgtgtgtgtgtgtgtgtgtgtgtgtgtatatatatatatatatatatatatatatatatatatatatatatatatatatatgcatatatatatatatatatatatatatgtatgcatatatatatatatatatatatatatatatatatatatatatatatatatatatatatatatgtgtgtgtgtgtttgtgtgtgtgtgtgtgtgtgtgtgtgtgtgtgtatgtgtgtgtgtgtctatatatatatatatatatatatatatatatatatatatatatatatatatatatatatatatatacatatatatatatatttatttatttatttatttatatatatatatatatatttatatgtatgcatatatatatatatatatatatatatatatatattgtaggtgtTCGTATGATGAGCCCTAAAAAAatatggtagatggcgagcttagggtttaaggtagataACCAAGATGccttgactcctttattgaagAGTAATGTTGGAgcgcggctgctcctcggagcaagGTGTTACTCCTTTGTTTCCTGCAGCAGGGAGTCTGTCATCTCCAACAGTGGTCTAAGGACCGCCATAAGTCACGTCGTTTGCGAGTGACAACCTCCTTTCCGGAAGGgtatagacaacacaacattggaatctCTAGTGtggcaagaaaagagaaataagcaggGGAAGCATTGGTCAGgaggatatgaatatgtatatgtatatctgaagatacgtatgtgacattCATGTAagattacataaatatgtaaagtaTAGTAATATAACCTAGTTATAGCtggattatatacatgtgtgtatatatatatatatatatatatatatatatatatatatatatatatatatatatatatatatatatatatatatatatatatatatatatatatatatatatatatatatatatgtatatatatatatatatatatatatatatatatatatatatatatatatatatatggagcaatctggattcactcctggtaagtccacaatagaccctatcctagcgcttcgaatcattatagagcgtcgtcgagagttcgggcgtgggctgcttgcagcctacatcgacctcaagaaggcattcgatacagtgcatcgggaatcaccctgggagatcttgaaactgagaggtattccaacaaggattattgaattaatagcaaacctgtatactgtacagaaagtgctgtaaagtgtggaggGGCCTGTTGAgtttctttcctgtcagttcaggagtgaggcaaggctgtgttcttgggCCAACGCTTTTCAacgcttgcatggactggatactgggcagagctactattcaaagtcattgtggagcaactctgggcaatatcaaggttaccaaccttgactttgctgatgatgttgccattctatctgagtctttggaatccttagtggtggctgtcgatgcatttagtaatgaagcgaagcccttgggtctagaggtttcctggaccaagaccaagatccaggactttggggacatattaggagaacctgtacAGTCGGTGCGTGCTTGTGGTGAGGGCATTGAAGTcagagagagctttacataccttggcagtgtagttcataactctgggctgtcagaccatgaagtcagtagatggattggcctggcagcaggggtcatgaactcgcTGGAcaagagtatatggagatgccggtacctgtgcagaaggaccaaacttcgtgtcttcaaggccctgatagtcccagttttgctataaggtagtgaaacctggacactatcctgcgccttaaTGTCTCGACttcatgccttttgtaataggtccttgcgacggatcatggggtactgttgtcgggaccatgtgtccaaccaacggcttcccccaggatgatcacgcccaccaggttgtctctgttcgagacaaccctggatggaggaggcctgtgggtcgacctaggaagtcgtggcttgggctgaTCGATCAAATCTGTCGTGAGGAACTTgagataggccgagtccctgcctggcgacttgccatgagggaccctcgcaggtacaagcaaagggtggatgcggctatgcgcccccggcggcgttagctccgaaatgataatgatatatatatatatatatgtatatgtatatatatatatatatatatatatatatatatatatatatatatatatatatatatatatacatatatacatatatttgtatatatatatatatatatatatatatatatatatatatatatatatatatataaatatatatgtatatatagacacacacacacacatacgcacacacacacacacacacgcacgcacacatacacgcacacacacatatatatatatatatatatatatatatatatatatatatatatatatatatacatatatatatatatatatacatatatatatatatatatatatatatatatatatatacatacacatgctggACTCGTTCATGCTTAAATCTATCGCtccatatttattaaaaaaaaaaaaaaaaaaaaaaaaaaaaaaaaaaaaaaaaaaaatatatatatatatatatatatatatgtatatacatatatatacatatatatacatatatatatacatatatctgtatatacagacacacacacacacacacacacacacacacacacacacacacacacacacacacacacatatatatatatatatatatatatatatatatatatatatatatatatatatatatatatatatatatatatatgtatatatatatacatatatatatatatacatatatatatgtatatatatacgtatatatatatatatatatatatatatatatacatatatatatatatttctatacaaatatatttattatatgaaaatatatttatgcatatttatacatatatatacaaatttttatatatatatatatatatatatatatatatatatatacacacatatgaatatatatatatatatatatatgtatatgtatatgtatatatatatatgtatatatatatatatatatttatatatatatatatatatatatatatatatatatatgtatatatatatatatatatatatatatatttgtatatatatatatatatatatatatatatatatatatatatatatatatatatatatatatgtgtgtgtgtgtgtgtgtgtgtgtgtgtgtgtgtgtgtgtgtgtgtgtgtgtatatatatatgtgtatatatataaatgtatatatatat encodes the following:
- the LOC138860261 gene encoding uncharacterized protein; the encoded protein is MASLGFKVDNQDALTPLLKSNVGARLLLGARKCCKVWRGLLSFFPVSSGVRQGCVLGPTLFNACMDWILGRATIQSHCGATLGNIKDFGDILGEPVQSVRACGEGIEVRESFTYLGSVVHNSGLSDHEVSRWIGLAAGVMNSLDKSIWRCRYLCRRTKLRVFKALIVPVLL